In one Rhodococcus sp. B50 genomic region, the following are encoded:
- a CDS encoding alpha/beta hydrolase: MRIVLAVLLVVALVGVAGWALQRRLIYLPDISTPPSAAIVLPGAEDVVLRTSDGLELDAWFVPGRNPEGPGHGFTVLLAAGNGGNRLGRADTAADLAAAGFSTLLLDYRGYGGNPGSPTEEGLAADARAALDHLRSRDDVDPARVLYFGESLGCAVVTALAVDEPPAGMLLRSPFTDLAAVARHHYPFVPAALVKDDFPVAGLVARIDVPITVVYGTADTIVPPAQSASVADAARQLSERVELAGLEHNDPPMFGAPVVEALIRLTAGL; encoded by the coding sequence ATGCGGATCGTTCTCGCCGTTCTCCTCGTCGTCGCGCTCGTCGGCGTCGCCGGGTGGGCGCTGCAACGACGCCTGATCTATCTGCCCGACATCTCCACTCCCCCGTCCGCCGCGATCGTCCTGCCGGGTGCCGAGGACGTCGTGCTCAGAACGTCGGACGGTCTCGAGCTCGACGCCTGGTTCGTGCCCGGTCGGAACCCCGAGGGTCCCGGGCATGGATTCACCGTCCTGCTCGCCGCCGGTAACGGGGGCAACCGCCTCGGTCGCGCCGACACCGCCGCCGACCTCGCCGCGGCAGGCTTCTCGACGCTGCTGCTCGACTACCGCGGTTACGGCGGCAACCCCGGCAGCCCCACCGAGGAGGGTCTCGCCGCCGATGCCCGCGCGGCGCTGGATCATCTCCGCTCGCGCGACGACGTCGACCCCGCCCGGGTGCTGTACTTCGGGGAGAGCCTCGGTTGCGCGGTCGTCACCGCACTGGCCGTCGACGAACCTCCGGCCGGGATGCTGCTGCGCTCGCCGTTCACCGATCTCGCCGCCGTCGCCCGGCACCACTATCCGTTCGTGCCCGCCGCCCTGGTGAAGGACGACTTCCCCGTCGCCGGGCTCGTCGCCCGCATCGACGTGCCGATCACGGTCGTGTACGGCACCGCCGACACCATCGTCCCGCCGGCGCAGAGCGCATCGGTCGCCGATGCGGCCCGGCAGTTGTCCGAGCGGGTGGAGCTCGCCGGTCTCGAACACAACGACCCGCCGATGTTCGGCGCGCCCGTGGTGGAGGCGCTGATCCGGCTCACAGCAGGCCTGTGA
- a CDS encoding IclR family transcriptional regulator → MTAHVPIRSSETPFGGRQPHAVQKALGMLEAVARLGPGTTAKEIAAFAGVPPATAYRMLNLLVADGYLVRVPDLSGFALGRRTAELAQAATESTPSESLRDVMEDLRGCTRFGLHVASFAGSRLRFVDQDPDHEIVAITTLSKSLHANAIGKLMLAHVPGVCPDAELRRLTEFTMCDRESLARELRDIVSLGYAQECQETRLGRAALAVPVRDSSSFVVGGLYLHGSAARVQPDPDLVRFLVDGSARLTGLL, encoded by the coding sequence GTGACCGCGCACGTGCCGATCCGGTCCTCCGAGACGCCCTTCGGTGGACGGCAACCCCATGCGGTGCAGAAGGCGCTGGGGATGCTCGAGGCCGTGGCACGGCTCGGTCCCGGCACCACCGCCAAGGAGATCGCGGCGTTCGCCGGAGTGCCTCCGGCCACTGCCTACCGCATGCTGAACCTGCTCGTCGCGGACGGCTATCTCGTGCGGGTTCCCGACCTGTCGGGTTTTGCGCTCGGTCGTCGCACCGCCGAACTCGCCCAGGCCGCAACGGAATCGACCCCGTCGGAGTCGCTCCGCGACGTGATGGAGGACCTTCGGGGGTGCACGCGGTTCGGGTTGCACGTCGCATCCTTCGCCGGGAGCCGGCTCCGGTTCGTCGACCAGGATCCGGACCACGAGATCGTCGCCATCACCACGCTGTCGAAATCGTTGCACGCCAACGCCATCGGGAAGCTGATGCTGGCGCACGTTCCGGGGGTGTGCCCGGACGCCGAATTGCGCCGGCTGACCGAGTTCACGATGTGCGACCGCGAGTCGCTGGCACGGGAACTGCGCGACATCGTCTCGCTCGGCTACGCGCAGGAATGCCAGGAGACCCGGCTGGGGCGGGCAGCGCTGGCCGTCCCGGTCCGCGATTCGTCGTCGTTCGTGGTGGGCGGGTTGTACCTGCACGGATCGGCCGCGAGGGTGCAGCCCGATCCCGATCTGGTGAGGTTCCTCGTCGACGGGTCGGCGCGGCTCACAGGCCTGCTGTGA
- a CDS encoding APC family permease codes for MTSALRAAIDRAQDAEPTGDHVRSPLHALGRRQLSQLDLIGQSLSTIAPATGMVFIALWMTVSDPGVGGVLTIAATTGVVVLVALCITQFTRRLAAAGSLYSFVFQGLGTRAALVTGTALIVGYLGISISVLAQGARTVLDIGELAGLYLPGTGPWLVTATVLGGVVALIAVRGVRFATRAILVVETCSLILIVATMLVSPAGGPATTELPVSPLSLLPFLALMTVLSMAGFESAAFFGPEARRPLVTVSRTVIVTPLVVGALFVFAAAASLTGRGSLIVGAYFDGVDSGASWAVVLAVKTGMACSWFASTLGCAQAGSRLLYSMGVERVLPSALARVHGTLRTPYPAVVAFVAVSVAGACLYTLLADADSSVFDGVVEIALVAAYTLVAVASLRFLHRIGEDTAWTRSAAVFVALLGGGLLAATTVDGIVHSLLVVPAALVVLLVSGPVWRSVLRRLRPQSLATIGAFDTVETTDLLPGAGTLVLDEHGRPRIVTGGTAEPESSGERM; via the coding sequence GTGACGTCAGCACTCCGGGCGGCGATCGACCGCGCGCAGGACGCGGAACCCACCGGGGATCACGTGCGCTCACCCCTGCATGCGCTCGGCCGCCGGCAACTGTCCCAGCTGGATCTGATCGGGCAGTCGCTGTCGACGATCGCTCCCGCCACCGGCATGGTGTTCATCGCCCTGTGGATGACCGTGAGTGATCCGGGAGTGGGTGGTGTTCTCACCATCGCGGCGACGACCGGCGTCGTCGTGCTGGTCGCCTTGTGCATCACGCAGTTCACGCGACGCCTGGCAGCGGCGGGTTCGCTCTACAGTTTCGTCTTCCAGGGTCTCGGTACCCGCGCGGCGCTCGTGACGGGCACGGCACTCATCGTCGGATATCTCGGCATCTCGATCTCTGTGCTCGCCCAGGGGGCACGCACCGTCCTCGACATCGGTGAGCTTGCCGGACTGTATCTTCCGGGGACAGGGCCGTGGCTGGTGACGGCGACGGTGCTCGGCGGGGTCGTCGCGCTGATCGCGGTCCGCGGGGTGCGGTTCGCCACCCGCGCCATCCTGGTCGTCGAAACGTGTTCGCTGATATTGATCGTCGCGACCATGCTGGTCTCACCGGCGGGCGGCCCGGCCACCACCGAGTTGCCGGTCTCGCCTCTGAGTCTGTTGCCCTTCCTGGCGTTGATGACGGTCCTGTCCATGGCCGGATTCGAGAGCGCGGCGTTCTTCGGTCCCGAGGCCCGTCGGCCGCTGGTCACCGTGAGCCGGACGGTGATCGTCACCCCGCTGGTCGTCGGGGCGCTGTTCGTCTTCGCGGCCGCCGCCTCGCTGACCGGACGCGGATCGCTCATCGTCGGAGCGTATTTCGACGGTGTCGATTCCGGTGCCTCCTGGGCGGTCGTGCTCGCGGTGAAAACGGGCATGGCGTGCTCGTGGTTCGCGTCGACGCTCGGATGCGCACAAGCGGGATCCCGACTGTTGTATTCGATGGGTGTCGAGCGGGTGCTGCCGTCCGCCCTGGCCCGGGTGCACGGCACGCTGCGCACGCCCTATCCCGCGGTGGTCGCGTTCGTCGCGGTGAGTGTCGCGGGTGCGTGCCTGTACACCCTGCTCGCGGACGCGGATTCGTCGGTCTTCGACGGCGTCGTCGAGATCGCGCTGGTCGCGGCGTACACGCTGGTCGCGGTGGCGTCGCTGCGGTTTCTGCACCGCATCGGGGAGGACACCGCGTGGACCCGCAGCGCGGCGGTGTTCGTCGCGTTGCTCGGTGGTGGCCTGCTGGCGGCCACGACGGTCGACGGCATCGTGCACTCGCTGCTCGTCGTACCGGCCGCACTCGTCGTCCTCCTGGTGTCGGGGCCGGTCTGGCGCTCGGTGCTGCGACGACTCCGTCCACAGAGTCTTGCGACGATCGGAGCCTTCGACACCGTCGAGACCACCGATCTGCTGCCGGGTGCGGGGACGCTGGTCCTCGACGAGCACGGACGGCCGCGGATCGTCACGGGTGGCACGGCGGAACCGGAATCGTCGGGGGAGCGGATGTGA
- a CDS encoding MauE/DoxX family redox-associated membrane protein — protein sequence MLWVLIASIVGGTLLLAGIPKTRDRQGLLRTVRGYKLLPAPLESAVSFALPWTEIVLGAALITGLAGRWAAAGAALLFACFFAGLTINLLRGRRDLDCGCFAFGAHDVPRIGWFHAVRAGVFVLVAAGLIVVPAGAPSVAEHLLAVALAALVLVVVVTAVQMRSIVHPGRRPVDDHLTKASIELRAASTLSRY from the coding sequence ATGCTGTGGGTGCTGATCGCATCGATCGTCGGAGGCACACTGTTGCTTGCCGGCATCCCCAAGACCCGTGACCGCCAGGGTCTGCTGCGCACGGTTCGCGGATACAAGCTGTTGCCCGCACCGCTCGAAAGCGCGGTGTCGTTCGCGCTGCCCTGGACCGAGATCGTGCTCGGCGCGGCCCTGATCACGGGCCTCGCCGGACGATGGGCCGCTGCGGGTGCCGCGTTGCTGTTCGCGTGCTTCTTCGCGGGCCTGACGATCAACCTCCTCCGGGGCCGTCGTGACCTCGATTGTGGCTGTTTCGCATTCGGCGCCCACGACGTCCCGCGGATCGGGTGGTTCCATGCGGTGCGTGCCGGTGTGTTCGTGCTCGTCGCCGCGGGCCTGATCGTCGTTCCTGCCGGCGCCCCGTCGGTCGCCGAACATCTGCTCGCCGTCGCTCTCGCCGCGCTGGTGCTGGTCGTGGTCGTCACCGCGGTGCAGATGCGGTCGATCGTGCATCCGGGCCGCCGCCCGGTCGACGACCACCTGACGAAGGCCTCGATCGAACTCCGTGCCGCCTCGACCCTCTCGCGGTACTGA
- a CDS encoding redoxin domain-containing protein: MNTFLLIAVIVLAVAVAALFLMLLALAREIGRVQVRLGPLGARMMDTGPKIAQVGPSFRGLKDHLGREIGVGGHRDKAQLLLFTAPSCSTCKSLLPGVKALAKAEKDLEVVIISDGTPEEHRTFLAGSGIGAELSYVDARDVGIAYQVGTTPYGVILDEHGKIQAKGLCNHMAQVESLLNALESGTPSLQHLHEAAKTRAAAGL; this comes from the coding sequence GTGAACACCTTCCTCCTGATCGCCGTCATCGTGCTGGCCGTCGCCGTCGCGGCGCTGTTCCTCATGTTGCTCGCCCTCGCCCGCGAGATCGGGCGCGTGCAAGTGCGTCTCGGCCCCCTCGGCGCCCGGATGATGGACACCGGTCCGAAGATCGCCCAGGTCGGCCCGAGCTTCCGCGGCCTGAAGGATCACCTCGGCCGCGAGATCGGCGTGGGTGGTCACCGCGACAAGGCACAGCTGCTGCTGTTCACCGCGCCGTCGTGCTCGACGTGCAAGAGCCTGCTGCCCGGCGTCAAGGCCCTGGCGAAGGCCGAGAAGGACCTCGAGGTCGTCATCATCTCGGACGGCACCCCGGAGGAGCATCGGACCTTCCTCGCCGGTTCGGGCATCGGTGCCGAACTCAGCTACGTCGACGCCCGCGACGTGGGCATCGCCTACCAGGTGGGCACCACGCCCTACGGCGTGATCCTCGACGAGCACGGAAAGATCCAGGCCAAGGGTCTGTGCAATCACATGGCGCAGGTCGAATCCCTCCTCAACGCACTCGAATCCGGTACGCCGTCGCTGCAGCACCTGCACGAGGCAGCCAAGACTCGCGCCGCAGCAGGACTGTGA
- a CDS encoding methylamine dehydrogenase light chain codes for MHENRYPVDEATVKEQAEWMAGRGGSLVGRAGRRMSERVSRRSVISRIGRWTMGVSGVALIGSLPVTRTALAQEPPAPAPSAPEPLVPVYDGKDPAECEYWRWCNMDGTSCAACNGGGVTTCAPGSRPGAEFWVGCCTHPDTGKTYLIAYYDCCGAPSCSNAFCGEPDMQAIMYNPVSGSYDQEIIWCVSDESQSYTCTMAPIIGEDCQTRPAARPKVGAGS; via the coding sequence ATGCACGAGAACCGATATCCGGTGGACGAAGCCACCGTCAAGGAACAGGCCGAGTGGATGGCCGGTCGCGGCGGGTCGCTCGTCGGCCGGGCCGGACGCAGGATGTCCGAGCGGGTCTCCCGGCGCTCGGTGATCAGCAGGATCGGCCGGTGGACGATGGGTGTTTCCGGTGTGGCACTGATCGGTTCGCTGCCCGTCACCCGCACGGCGCTGGCGCAGGAGCCGCCGGCCCCGGCACCGTCGGCACCCGAACCGCTCGTGCCGGTCTACGACGGCAAGGATCCCGCCGAGTGCGAGTACTGGCGCTGGTGCAACATGGACGGCACCTCGTGCGCGGCCTGCAACGGCGGTGGTGTCACCACGTGTGCGCCGGGAAGCCGTCCCGGAGCGGAGTTCTGGGTGGGTTGCTGCACGCATCCCGACACCGGCAAGACGTATCTGATCGCCTACTACGACTGCTGTGGCGCACCGTCGTGCTCGAACGCGTTCTGCGGTGAGCCGGACATGCAGGCCATCATGTACAACCCGGTATCCGGCAGCTACGACCAGGAGATCATCTGGTGTGTGTCCGACGAATCCCAGTCGTACACCTGCACGATGGCACCGATCATCGGTGAGGACTGCCAGACCCGTCCCGCCGCACGACCGAAGGTGGGCGCCGGATCATGA